The genomic segment tgcagatttggtgcaggtttGATGCACAATGCTGGCTGCAGGATGAGTTAACTAAGAACCTGTTAGGGAGTctttgatatttttttatttttttcttttattttttttttttcctaagctcctctttgctgatttatgaccacatcaaagtttaaGAAACTAAGTTTTAAGCGTTAAGTTTAAGAGTTAAGAAAAGAAAGGAGTTGGAacagaatgagttaactaagaacCTGTTAGGGAGTTtgattttgttttttatattttttttgttttttatttctatgttCCTCTTTGCTGATTTATGACCCCATCAAAGTTTACTCTACTTTGATGTGGCCCTTGGTCATAAAATAGCAAAGTTCAGAAAGAAAAGAGAATTGGAACAGAGTGAGTTAACTAAGAACCTGTTAGGGAGTCTgtgattattttttatatttttttttattatttctatgCTCCTCTGTTGATTTATGACCTTATCAAAATTTACTCTACTTTGTTGTGGTCTCTGGTCATAAAATAgcaaagttgagaaaaaaaaaaagagagtagGAACAGAGTGAGTTAACTAAGAACTTGTTAGGGagtttgattttttttaatatattttttagttttttatttctaTGCTCCTTTTTCCTGATTTATGACCCCATCAAACTTTAGCTCTACTTTGATGTGGTCCTTGGTCATAAAATAGCAAAGTTGagggaaaaaaagagaagaaacaGAGTGAGCTAACTAAGAATCTGTTAGCAAGTTGATTTTTTTTCCTAAGCTCCTCTTTGCTGGTTTATGACCATATCAAAGTTTAGCTCTACTTTGATGTGGTCTCTAGTCACAAAATAGCGgatttgaaaaaacaaaaaaaaacaaaaaaacagtggAACAGAATGAATTAACTAAGACCCTGTTAGGgagtctgatttttcattttttttttcctaagctccTCTTTGCtggtttatgaccacatcaaagtttagCTCTACATTGATGTGTTCTctggtcataaaaaaaaaaaaaaagttggaacaAAACGAGTTAATGAAGAACTCGTTAGGGAGTCTGTGATTTTGTATTTATTATTCCTAAGCTCCTCTTTGCTGGTTTATGACCTCATCAAAGTTCAGCTCTACTTTGATGTGGTGTCTAGTCACAAAATAATAGAGTTGAGAAAAAAAAAGTTGGAACACATCACAGAGATTTAACTCACTAAAGAAAGAGTCAGTCTAAAGAGCATGGTCCGAGGAAACAAAGGCTAAAATTTTTAATAAAgccaacatgtaaaaaaaaaaaatatggtttaGCTCAATAATAATATATCCAAAAAAGTTCCATATTTCACAATACAAGTCTATGCATTATTAACTAGatccctgatgaggctggtgtacttacttggaAAATTTATGTCAGAATGAACAGATTTATGAATGCTAGTTGTAATATCAGACAAGAAAACAAAAAAGTAGGATTAAATAGCTGTTCTAAATTGGATttttaaagtaagtacaccagccccaTTAGGTATATAAGACCTATCTAATAATGTATGCAATTTAGATGACAAAATACATTAATGGACTTCAAAAATTAGGTTCCTCGTGAAATATTTTATACTGGTTAGAAAAATGAATGAATGGATTGATACTTAATCCATATCTGTAGGCAGCGTGTTATCAGGCAGAAGAGTCCGAGTAGATCGATATATCATTTTGTGGAGAAAATATTCAGTATAAGTTGTATTTTATTCATTTAATAtgaagagtccagtgggcggtgctacGGATTAGAacagtccagtgggcggtgctaAGGATTAGGACAGTCCAGTGGGCGGCTCTACTGATTAGGACAGTCCAGTGGGCGGCTCTACTGATTAGGACAGTCCAGTGGGCGGCTCTACTGATTAGGACAGTCCAGTGGGCGGCTCTACTGATTAGGACAGTCCAGTGGGCGGCTCTACTGATTAGGACAGTCCAGTGGGCGGCTCTACTGATTAGGACAGTCCAGTGGGCGGCTCTACTGATTAGGACAGTCCAGTGGGCGGCTCTACTGATTAAGGCTGCCCACTAGActcccaaaaaaaaattaaaacttgtCCCATATCTGTATGTTATAAGACAGGATGTCCCAGTATGTTATAGGGCAGGAGAGTCTGAGTAGATTGATATATAATTTTGTGGGGAAAATATTCAGTATATGTTGTATTTTATTCACTAAAAGtgaagagtccagtgggcggtgctattgattaggaccgcccactggactcccaaGCATAAAAAGAGCAAAAGGATTTAAAGTGATAAAAcaagacatattaaatattttcccaCAAAACTATATATAAttctgctcagctcctcctgccCTGCAACACGCTGCCTGCAGATGTAAGTCTAGTGGGTGGTTCTACTGATTAGGacagtccagtgggcggtgctactgattaggaccgcctactggactccCAAGCATAAAAAGAGCAaagagatttaaagggataaaacaaatcccacaaaactatatatcaatctgctcagccCATCCTACCCTATAACACGCAGCCTGAAGAtgtaagagtccagtgggcggttctactgattaggaccgcccactggactatcaAGCCTAACAAGAGCAAAGGATTTAAAGGGATAAAATAAGTCCCAGAAAgctatatatcaatctgctcagctcctcctgccCTGTAACACGCTGCCTGCAGATCAGATGTCTTGACCAGTTTCCTTGGAGTCATTGTGACCAAGAACTTAACAGTGACCCTTCTACATACCAACTGTATAtacggggaggaggaggggggggttaTGTTTCCCGAGACTAATTTTACAAGATGATCAactttggaataaaaaaaaaaaagcaaaaacacttTTGATCTTAAgagattatttttttccaaagctGGTCAGACAGACACATTACAACTTACATCTATCCAAGATGCTCCGGTGACGTTACGAGAAGTAGTATGCGGCAGTATTTATTATATGCAGTAGCGGTAAGCACCATAACAGTAACTTCAGGTCTAAGCCGGTGACTGTGCTCTTGATAGTACCCTCTGGGCATCCTCCGCCATCACCTCTAAACATCGGCTCAGCACCAAATAACTAGCATGAAAAGCGATCCCTCCAGTGGCTAATGGACCCAGAAGAGGAAATTTGTGCAAGAAAACTCCTGCCACTTCCAACCCAATTCCTGTAGCTGACCCTAACATTTTCTGGACGAGCTCACGTGTCACCCCCTTCCCGGCAGGACTCTGTATCTCTAACATTAGCTTTGGAACGGGCACCCCTGACTTATGCGAAAGGTTGGCTAGAGAGTCACCATCCAGTCCCAGTTCCTGCCGATAAGTGTCCAGACGGGCAGTGAGCAAGGAAAGATCGCATGCAATGGCAACTCCAGGGACAGGAACGCTAGCCACCAAGCTAGAGAGGAGTGCCACCTTCCAGACTTCTTGAGAAAGTGCCTCCTTCTTCTTCTCGATTACTTCAGCGGACAGATTTGGGAGGGAGAGCATAAACGCTCGCAATTTGTGACTGGACAGATTCTTCTCCAAATAACCCAATAATCTATGGAGTTCTGGCCCCGGTAGTTTAGCCGGGGATAACACAAAGACTTCATCTTCTCTTGGTCCTGGAGGCATCTCATCATCTTCACAATCTTGGATGAAGACGTTTTTCTTCCCTTCCTTCTTCAACTCAATGACCAGAGATTGGTAACTACTTGAGGCCTCCTGCCATGGAGTGAGGAACAGCAGAGTGAAGTCATATCGGTTCATGTGAACGCTCTCTAGATACTTTTTTGGCTGAGACTCAAGACTTTCCATTCCGGGAAGGTCCCACAAGCTGGCCTTGGGATATTTAAGACTGCCATATTCAATTGGGTTTTCTGGATTTCCACCATGAGCCGAACCATCTTCTCCATCCTTCAGGCCGCGAAAGGAATTCAGGATAGAGTGACGGAAGCCAGGGTTTCCCCCCATTAATGCCAGATCGAAACGCGTGTCCAAAAGAGAGTCCAAACTGCTCTGGATAAATCGGACCATCTCAGAGATTCCTCCTCTTTCTAGTGCAGATTGAAGTTCAGCAATTTCTTCATAGCCGATCACCTCATAACCCTGCTGGGCAAGACACAAGgctctgtagaaacaaaacatgatAAATGAAGATGCAAAGTGTATGTACTCATAGCAACTCATCTCCAAAAGGATGAAATCACACTTGCAGATTATGCTGCCAGTAATTCGAGAAGAACTGGAGTCAAGAAGAACTGGAAATTTGGCTAAAAcaactgcatcaaaaactgcatgTGTGATTCCATCCTTAGaagggtattctcaagtttggaagtaATCTCATACCATAGGATAGGGATAACGTCTCGATTGGTGGGGGTCTGAACACTGGGACTCAAGAAATCTGAAGATCCATGGCTCTAAAGTGGCCAGTATgaatgtggtggtggtggtgcatC from the Anomaloglossus baeobatrachus isolate aAnoBae1 chromosome 11, aAnoBae1.hap1, whole genome shotgun sequence genome contains:
- the LOC142256971 gene encoding interferon-inducible GTPase 5-like, which translates into the protein METFSELSLNEAEFKPLEDDDGGRHEDPPPEDCWDFSVAVAGGPGVGKTVLIQALLGFNENGQNSRAAFLHPTKPDGPLLYLHPSHPGLTFWELPLNDGSPEKWISEADLLLLVTDAQFTQAHVDLTLSAISQAKRLCLVRTKVDCDMHTLKRRMKEEYSRVEMLSALRTVVLQPFNNLAKKEALPLFLMSGFEPYKLDAPLLKAKIEKTSRELGRALCLAQQGYEVIGYEEIAELQSALERGGISEMVRFIQSSLDSLLDTRFDLALMGGNPGFRHSILNSFRGLKDGEDGSAHGGNPENPIEYGSLKYPKASLWDLPGMESLESQPKKYLESVHMNRYDFTLLFLTPWQEASSSYQSLVIELKKEGKKNVFIQDCEDDEMPPGPREDEVFVLSPAKLPGPELHRLLGYLEKNLSSHKLRAFMLSLPNLSAEVIEKKKEALSQEVWKVALLSSLVASVPVPGVAIACDLSLLTARLDTYRQELGLDGDSLANLSHKSGVPVPKLMLEIQSPAGKGVTRELVQKMLGSATGIGLEVAGVFLHKFPLLGPLATGGIAFHASYLVLSRCLEVMAEDAQRVLSRAQSPA